One part of the Actinotignum schaalii genome encodes these proteins:
- a CDS encoding LLM class flavin-dependent oxidoreductase, translated as MLDFATRYDGEAPAAALHRCVDLAKRAEASGYTRVWYTEHHNMPTVISSSPAIIIGYVASHTSRIRLGAGGVMLPNHSPLVIAEQFGALADMYPGRIDLGLGRAPGTDSRTLYALRRDPSAYENFPRDVVELQGFLGDTSRVPGVAAYPGQGTHVPLIILGSSLFGADLAAQLGLPYSFASHFAPRLLHEAIAHYRENFQPSEELAEPYVIAAVNVTAAETSEAATREFERVKRARVRNMLLRGAPGSDISDADLDAVMDSAQARQILDMLRYTAVGDAAEVGEYLRKFARDAQADELMMSVQATSHDESLACLELAARGYGLVS; from the coding sequence GTGTTAGATTTCGCTACGCGGTACGACGGCGAAGCTCCGGCCGCGGCCCTGCACCGCTGCGTCGATCTCGCTAAGCGCGCCGAAGCCTCCGGCTACACCCGGGTGTGGTACACCGAGCATCACAATATGCCCACGGTGATCTCCTCCTCCCCCGCGATTATCATCGGCTACGTTGCCTCGCATACCTCCCGGATTCGGCTGGGTGCGGGCGGGGTAATGCTCCCCAATCATTCCCCGCTCGTCATTGCTGAACAATTCGGGGCGCTGGCGGACATGTATCCGGGGCGTATTGATTTAGGACTCGGGCGGGCGCCGGGCACCGATAGCCGTACCCTCTACGCGCTGCGCCGCGATCCCAGCGCCTATGAGAACTTCCCGCGTGATGTGGTGGAGCTCCAGGGGTTCCTCGGGGATACCTCCCGGGTGCCGGGGGTGGCGGCCTATCCGGGCCAGGGCACCCACGTGCCCCTCATTATTCTGGGTTCTTCGCTTTTCGGGGCGGATCTGGCCGCGCAGTTGGGCCTTCCGTATTCTTTCGCTTCCCATTTCGCTCCGCGCCTGCTCCACGAGGCTATTGCCCACTACCGGGAGAATTTCCAGCCCTCGGAGGAACTTGCCGAGCCCTATGTTATTGCGGCGGTGAATGTGACCGCGGCAGAAACGTCGGAGGCAGCCACCCGCGAATTCGAGCGGGTCAAGCGGGCCCGGGTCCGGAATATGCTGCTGCGCGGGGCACCGGGCAGCGATATCTCCGATGCGGATCTTGATGCGGTGATGGACAGCGCGCAAGCCCGCCAGATCCTCGATATGCTTCGCTACACCGCGGTGGGGGACGCGGCCGAGGTGGGTGAATATCTGCGAAAGTTCGCCCGCGATGCGCAGGCCGATGAGCTCATGATGTCAGTGCAGGCTACTTCGCATGACGAATCGCTGGCCTGCTTGGAGCTGGCCGCGCGTGGCTACGGCTTGGTTAGCTGA
- a CDS encoding PH domain-containing protein, translating into MPLSQKLLGTGEELLVHMHPDARHLLPRALGAAAVVFLAMLGVVALPGRWQPLAGWLVVAVGVLALIAIAGWPWLQWYMSTVSITNRRIITRRGVFTKLGHDLPLAAVARVDAQPSGTGTSGSLLVTTTSGATVTLRRIANLPAVTTFLNTLLDKRAGEGIHTGASRETA; encoded by the coding sequence ATGCCTCTGTCGCAAAAACTACTCGGAACCGGCGAAGAACTTCTTGTCCATATGCACCCCGATGCCCGGCATTTACTGCCGCGGGCGCTCGGTGCCGCGGCGGTGGTGTTCCTGGCGATGCTCGGGGTGGTAGCGCTGCCGGGTAGGTGGCAGCCGCTGGCCGGGTGGCTGGTGGTGGCGGTCGGGGTTCTCGCGCTTATTGCGATTGCCGGGTGGCCGTGGCTGCAGTGGTATATGAGCACGGTGAGTATTACCAACCGCCGGATTATTACCCGGCGCGGGGTGTTCACGAAGCTCGGGCACGATCTTCCGCTCGCCGCGGTGGCACGGGTGGATGCGCAACCTTCAGGTACCGGGACTTCCGGTTCCCTTCTTGTGACGACGACGTCAGGTGCCACGGTCACCCTGCGCCGCATCGCGAATCTTCCCGCTGTCACCACGTTCCTGAATACGCTACTGGACAAGCGCGCGGGAGAGGGGATTCACACCGGGGCCTCGCGCGAAACCGCCTGA
- the rpsT gene encoding 30S ribosomal protein S20 codes for MANIKQQKKRVLTNEKRRLRNQAVKSELKTYIRKTRLAVEAGNAEEAETLLAAASRKLDKAVSKGVIHRNQAANRKSKLAKRVNALAK; via the coding sequence TTGGCTAATATCAAGCAGCAGAAGAAGCGCGTTCTGACGAACGAGAAGCGTCGCCTTCGCAACCAGGCCGTTAAGTCGGAACTGAAGACCTACATCCGTAAGACTCGCCTTGCCGTGGAAGCCGGCAATGCCGAAGAGGCGGAAACCCTCCTGGCCGCGGCCTCCCGCAAGCTGGACAAGGCTGTGTCCAAGGGTGTTATTCACCGCAACCAGGCAGCGAACCGCAAGTCGAAGCTTGCTAAGCGCGTGAACGCACTGGCTAAGTAG
- a CDS encoding ubiquitin family protein, producing the protein MSIKSFAVLPVTLAFACGGSLPAVVAGDEVPQGSHVNMSIPTSEDDALAQDLAKVLIEAESVPPDGQLRTTGSLRWKVTKEPSQELSLMGREQGYAPQFRVTAGWYLYLYLNSVEYNRLGSAVGGALGGAICSALGVTGVGGLACATVIGALAAYIAEKDTPGPNQCGELRLAWGAFIPVGYKVIDRPCNKI; encoded by the coding sequence ATGTCTATCAAAAGTTTCGCTGTACTTCCTGTTACTCTCGCTTTTGCCTGCGGCGGGTCTCTCCCGGCAGTTGTTGCTGGTGACGAGGTGCCGCAAGGGTCTCATGTTAATATGTCGATACCTACCAGTGAGGATGACGCTCTCGCGCAAGACTTGGCGAAGGTGCTTATTGAAGCGGAAAGCGTGCCACCAGATGGTCAGCTTCGAACAACGGGATCCTTGCGGTGGAAGGTGACGAAAGAGCCGTCGCAAGAACTCTCCCTCATGGGTCGGGAGCAGGGTTACGCTCCTCAGTTCCGAGTGACCGCAGGTTGGTATCTGTATCTGTACTTAAATTCGGTTGAATATAACCGGCTTGGAAGTGCGGTTGGCGGTGCTCTTGGCGGTGCTATCTGTAGCGCTCTTGGAGTAACGGGAGTGGGAGGTCTCGCTTGTGCAACGGTAATAGGGGCACTTGCTGCTTATATCGCGGAAAAAGATACGCCTGGGCCAAATCAATGTGGTGAACTTAGATTGGCTTGGGGTGCCTTCATTCCGGTCGGGTACAAGGTTATCGATCGCCCATGTAACAAAATTTAA
- the pntB gene encoding Re/Si-specific NAD(P)(+) transhydrogenase subunit beta: MGGLKVAASVQTVAYLVAALLFILALAGLSKQETAAKGNILGVIGMLLALVATIIAVLAYPTEASSVVIVLVLVLALVVGGGIGIWRARTVEMTGMPELIALLHSFVGAAAVLVGYNSFLQQPGEDFSPTNAFHMGEVGLAVFIGAITFTGSVCAYLKLAGKIPGKPLVLPARNLLNLLAILACLGLIIWFAWTRGVGAGLIPLILITVIALLLGAHMVLAIGGGDMPVVVSMLNSYSGWAAAMAGFTLGNDLLIITGALVGSSGAYLSYIMCKAMNRSFISVILGGFGSDGAVTGEARDYGSHTETTAAEVAQELADASSVIIAPGYGMAVAQAQYPVAELTKKLRDNGTEVRFAIHPVAGRLPGHMNVLLAEAKVPYDIVEEMDDINDSFADTDVVLVIGANDTVNPSASEPGSPIAGMPVLHVWDAKKVIVFKRSMGNAGYAGVQNPLFFNENTDMLLGDAKASVDAINAAFPG, translated from the coding sequence CTGGGCGGCCTCAAGGTCGCTGCTAGCGTGCAAACCGTCGCCTACCTGGTGGCGGCCCTGCTCTTCATCCTCGCCCTGGCCGGGCTATCCAAACAGGAAACCGCGGCGAAGGGTAATATCCTGGGCGTCATCGGAATGCTGCTGGCCCTTGTTGCCACAATTATCGCGGTCCTCGCTTACCCCACGGAAGCTTCTTCCGTTGTTATCGTGCTGGTGCTTGTCCTTGCCCTCGTGGTGGGCGGCGGCATCGGGATCTGGCGGGCTCGCACCGTGGAAATGACGGGCATGCCCGAACTCATCGCCCTGCTGCATTCCTTCGTGGGCGCGGCAGCGGTGCTGGTGGGCTACAACTCCTTCCTCCAGCAACCCGGGGAAGATTTCTCCCCCACAAACGCCTTCCATATGGGCGAAGTGGGCTTGGCGGTGTTCATCGGCGCGATCACCTTCACCGGCTCGGTATGCGCCTACCTGAAACTCGCGGGGAAGATCCCCGGCAAGCCGCTGGTACTCCCGGCCCGTAATCTCCTCAATCTGCTCGCGATCCTGGCGTGCCTGGGGCTTATTATTTGGTTCGCCTGGACCCGCGGGGTGGGGGCCGGCCTCATTCCCCTCATCCTCATCACGGTTATTGCGCTGCTGCTCGGAGCACATATGGTGCTCGCGATCGGCGGTGGCGATATGCCCGTCGTCGTATCTATGCTCAATTCCTACTCGGGTTGGGCGGCAGCGATGGCCGGCTTCACCCTCGGCAATGACCTCCTTATCATTACCGGTGCGCTGGTGGGATCCTCGGGCGCGTACCTCTCCTACATCATGTGCAAGGCCATGAACCGTTCCTTCATTTCCGTGATCCTCGGCGGTTTTGGGTCCGACGGCGCAGTTACCGGAGAGGCGCGTGACTATGGCAGCCACACGGAAACCACCGCGGCGGAGGTGGCCCAAGAACTCGCGGACGCTAGCTCGGTGATTATTGCCCCGGGTTACGGTATGGCCGTGGCCCAAGCCCAATATCCGGTGGCGGAGCTGACGAAGAAGCTGCGCGATAACGGAACCGAGGTGCGTTTCGCTATCCATCCGGTGGCCGGGCGCCTGCCCGGGCATATGAACGTGCTGCTGGCCGAAGCGAAAGTCCCCTATGACATCGTGGAGGAAATGGACGATATCAACGATTCCTTCGCTGATACCGATGTTGTGCTGGTTATCGGGGCGAATGACACTGTCAATCCTTCGGCTTCCGAGCCCGGTTCGCCCATCGCGGGTATGCCGGTGCTGCATGTCTGGGATGCCAAGAAGGTGATCGTATTCAAGCGATCCATGGGCAATGCCGGCTATGCCGGAGTGCAAAACCCGCTGTTCTTTAATGAGAATACCGATATGCTGCTCGGCGATGCCAAGGCATCCGTGGATGCCATCAACGCGGCTTTCCCCGGTTAA
- a CDS encoding Re/Si-specific NAD(P)(+) transhydrogenase subunit alpha: MLVGIPKSTRPGDPLVAGTPDTVAKLIALGYEVAVETGAGEASSYPDSQYESAGARLVSAQEAWAADIVLATDAPDASYLDRMSRGATLIARMNPAGSPELIEELSHRELTALALDAIPRISRAQSMDVRSSMANISGYRAVIEAASHFGRLFTGQVTAAGKVPPATVYVIGAGVAGLAAVGTANSMGAIVKATDVRADVAEQVQSMGAEFVEIPVRQESADGYAREMTADQANAAGVVYAREAAAADIVITTALIPGKPAPLLLDSEAVAAMKPGSVIVDLAAANGGNVAGTRPGEIVHTANGVTIIGYEDLALRLPGQASQLFGQNLVNFLKLTTPQKDGQLVLDTEDDIVRGILVTLGGAVAWPPPPIKVSAAPAAPPAPPAPPAAPEPARPSAVRYLWAGLAAAVALWILFTAPPSMTSHFIVFMLACVVGFYVITSVTHALHTPLMSVTNAISGIIVVGAILQLGSGHIAVTILAAIALTIASINIFGGFLVTARMLSMFKRS, translated from the coding sequence ATGCTTGTTGGAATACCTAAAAGTACCCGCCCGGGTGACCCCCTGGTGGCGGGCACCCCCGATACCGTGGCCAAGCTCATCGCTTTGGGCTACGAGGTCGCGGTGGAAACGGGGGCGGGGGAAGCCTCGTCCTACCCCGATAGCCAGTACGAAAGCGCGGGCGCACGCCTCGTCTCCGCACAAGAAGCCTGGGCCGCGGATATCGTTTTAGCCACCGACGCCCCGGATGCCAGCTACCTTGACCGCATGAGCCGCGGCGCCACCCTCATTGCGCGCATGAACCCGGCCGGCTCGCCCGAACTTATCGAGGAACTTTCGCACCGCGAACTCACGGCCCTGGCGCTTGACGCAATTCCGCGTATTTCCCGCGCCCAGTCCATGGACGTACGTTCCTCCATGGCCAATATTTCCGGCTACCGGGCCGTGATCGAAGCCGCCTCCCACTTCGGGCGGCTTTTCACCGGCCAGGTCACCGCCGCCGGCAAAGTTCCCCCGGCCACCGTGTACGTTATCGGAGCCGGCGTTGCCGGGCTCGCCGCGGTCGGCACCGCCAATTCCATGGGCGCAATCGTCAAAGCAACGGACGTGCGCGCTGATGTGGCCGAACAGGTCCAGTCCATGGGCGCCGAATTCGTGGAGATCCCGGTGCGCCAGGAATCCGCGGACGGTTACGCCCGCGAAATGACCGCGGATCAGGCCAATGCCGCCGGGGTTGTTTACGCCCGGGAAGCCGCCGCCGCGGATATTGTTATTACGACGGCGCTCATCCCCGGCAAGCCGGCCCCGCTCCTCTTGGACTCTGAGGCAGTGGCAGCCATGAAACCCGGCAGCGTTATCGTCGATTTGGCGGCAGCCAACGGCGGAAACGTTGCCGGCACCCGCCCGGGAGAAATCGTCCACACCGCCAACGGCGTCACGATTATCGGCTACGAAGATCTCGCCTTGCGCCTACCCGGCCAAGCCTCCCAGCTCTTCGGGCAGAACCTCGTCAACTTCCTCAAACTCACCACGCCGCAGAAGGATGGTCAGCTGGTCCTGGATACCGAGGATGATATTGTGCGTGGCATTCTGGTCACGCTTGGGGGAGCGGTGGCCTGGCCGCCCCCGCCCATCAAGGTCTCGGCTGCCCCGGCCGCGCCCCCGGCACCTCCCGCACCCCCGGCTGCGCCCGAACCGGCCCGCCCCAGCGCCGTGCGCTACCTGTGGGCCGGCCTGGCAGCGGCGGTAGCGCTGTGGATTCTCTTCACGGCCCCGCCGAGCATGACCTCGCATTTCATCGTGTTCATGCTGGCCTGCGTGGTGGGCTTCTACGTCATCACCTCGGTGACGCACGCGCTGCACACCCCGCTCATGTCCGTGACGAACGCGATCTCCGGAATCATTGTGGTGGGGGCAATCCTCCAGCTCGGTTCCGGGCATATAGCCGTGACCATCCTTGCTGCCATCGCCCTCACCATCGCATCCATCAATATTTTCGGTGGATTCCTGGTGACCGCGCGCATGCTGTCTATGTTCAAGAGGAGCTAA
- the holA gene encoding DNA polymerase III subunit delta, translating into MAAKERTVGYDALRLEPVILIIGAEPVLAERAWARLVRLARQTHPEVQVVRLDAASYERGSLALHTSPSLFGDHRIIIVTGAEHMNDAFLAEMLAYLPQPNADIPVIIQHGGGTRGKKLLDAIAAGGWQVARIEKIKRDDDKARLVTADVRAAGRKITDGAVRALVDALGQDLRELLSATAQLLADVEGMITEDHIRDFYAGRNEATPFEIADAALAGRTGQALALARHAFATRVNPVPIVAALAAKLRQLAIVQAPGISQKELKMAPWQAQRARREARGWSDAGLGHAIRAVALADEQVKGASRDPQYAVEHAIIAIGRARRGR; encoded by the coding sequence ATGGCAGCCAAAGAACGCACCGTCGGGTACGACGCCCTCCGCTTAGAACCGGTCATCCTCATTATTGGTGCAGAGCCGGTGCTGGCCGAGCGCGCCTGGGCCCGGCTCGTTCGCCTCGCTCGCCAAACACATCCCGAGGTGCAGGTCGTGCGCCTAGACGCCGCATCCTACGAGCGCGGCTCCCTCGCCCTCCACACCTCACCCTCACTTTTCGGGGACCACCGCATCATCATCGTGACCGGCGCCGAACACATGAATGACGCGTTCCTCGCGGAAATGCTTGCCTACCTCCCGCAACCCAACGCGGATATCCCCGTGATTATCCAACACGGGGGAGGCACTCGCGGCAAAAAACTCCTCGACGCCATCGCGGCGGGGGGCTGGCAGGTAGCCCGCATCGAAAAAATCAAACGCGATGATGATAAAGCGCGTTTGGTGACGGCGGATGTACGGGCCGCCGGGCGCAAAATCACGGACGGCGCGGTGCGGGCCCTCGTTGATGCCCTCGGCCAGGACCTGCGCGAACTACTCAGTGCCACCGCCCAGCTCCTCGCCGATGTGGAGGGGATGATCACCGAAGATCATATTCGCGATTTCTACGCCGGGCGCAATGAAGCAACCCCCTTTGAGATCGCGGACGCGGCCCTGGCCGGGCGCACCGGCCAAGCTTTAGCGCTGGCCCGCCACGCTTTCGCTACCCGGGTCAATCCCGTCCCTATCGTGGCCGCGCTCGCGGCGAAACTGCGCCAGCTCGCCATCGTCCAAGCGCCGGGAATCAGCCAGAAGGAATTGAAAATGGCGCCCTGGCAAGCTCAACGGGCTCGGCGGGAAGCGCGCGGATGGAGCGACGCCGGGCTCGGGCACGCCATCCGAGCCGTGGCGCTCGCCGATGAACAGGTCAAGGGTGCCTCCCGCGATCCGCAGTACGCCGTAGAACACGCGATTATTGCCATCGGGCGGGCCCGGCGCGGCAGGTAG
- a CDS encoding ComEA family DNA-binding protein, translating into MTTSIPHPAPRLSLPRTDPAPEAGLDPSAGGPPGRSRGGPPGRSAVRDFAALALGAGTGEDIAALTTPAQASRWRWSPRTLGAFAIALLGGLLILGVLAWLGRGGGPASASPAAVPPGNSVAGPVSTTEGPAVVSSGPPATPGASQGEAARGESGPATPTAGESSPTTIVAYISGEVATPGVYSAPGGARVNDLVELAGGLTPNADGAAINLAEPVTDGSHIHIPAPGEAPRVLSGSGGSASPGGSGGSKGGKNGGARGGGGGATGGGGAGKSNSGALINLNTASASDLETLPGVGPATARDILSWRESNGPFTSPEDLLEVPGIGPAKFTKLSALVTV; encoded by the coding sequence ATGACTACCTCAATACCGCACCCAGCCCCGCGCCTCAGCCTGCCCCGCACCGATCCGGCACCGGAGGCAGGCCTGGATCCGAGTGCGGGTGGACCGCCGGGTAGAAGTCGGGGTGGGCCGCCGGGCCGGAGCGCGGTACGAGATTTCGCGGCTCTTGCCCTCGGGGCGGGTACCGGTGAAGATATCGCCGCGCTCACCACGCCCGCGCAAGCATCGCGATGGCGCTGGTCTCCCCGAACACTTGGCGCTTTCGCTATCGCTTTGCTAGGCGGGCTCCTCATTCTTGGAGTGCTGGCCTGGCTCGGGCGCGGGGGCGGTCCGGCCTCCGCTAGCCCCGCCGCGGTACCACCGGGGAACAGCGTGGCCGGCCCGGTCTCTACCACTGAAGGCCCGGCCGTGGTTTCCTCCGGCCCGCCAGCTACTCCGGGTGCATCTCAAGGCGAAGCGGCGCGCGGCGAATCTGGTCCGGCCACCCCCACTGCGGGCGAATCCAGTCCCACAACTATCGTCGCCTATATTTCCGGTGAGGTGGCAACCCCGGGTGTATATAGCGCTCCCGGTGGCGCCCGGGTGAACGACCTGGTGGAATTAGCCGGCGGACTCACCCCGAATGCGGATGGTGCCGCGATCAATCTTGCCGAACCCGTAACAGATGGCTCCCATATCCACATACCCGCACCCGGTGAGGCACCGCGAGTGCTATCCGGTTCGGGAGGTAGCGCGAGCCCAGGCGGGAGCGGTGGCAGTAAAGGTGGAAAGAATGGCGGCGCTAGAGGTGGAGGCGGCGGGGCCACTGGCGGGGGAGGAGCCGGGAAAAGCAATTCCGGTGCCCTCATTAACCTTAATACTGCCTCGGCCAGTGACTTGGAGACCCTGCCCGGGGTAGGCCCGGCCACCGCCCGGGATATTCTCAGCTGGAGAGAAAGTAACGGCCCTTTCACCTCCCCGGAGGATCTCCTCGAGGTCCCCGGTATTGGGCCGGCTAAATTCACTAAACTATCCGCACTGGTGACAGTATGA
- a CDS encoding helicase HerA-like domain-containing protein, translating into MNDADIARLRAEAAEAAAKAARAEAELAQARLDAALAATSATATEASPSSETSPTAESGTVAETATATPITTPDTSSATAAEKRPPVQPAASSPQDSPEQSPQPTNDDYASEVARSYQVAGPALTLGAYLDPAGNPRPDVLVRLPFASFNRHGLVCGATGTGKTRTLQLLAEQLSAAGVSVFLTDIKGDLSGLCEAGTASDKLTARTRALGQDWAGASFPLHLYSLTETTGVPLRSTVEDFGALLLARALKLNDTQESALALVFAWAEQENLRLYTLEDLREVLHYLTTDGKAELSGIGGVSTATAGVILREVSALAAQGGDVFFQRPSFSPSGLIAHEGERGVISALELPDVRDMPELFSTFTMWVLSRLFSDLPEVGDTPLPRLVFFFDEAHLLFSGASRNFVDEVTRVVRLIRSKGVGVFFVTQTPQDIPESVLAQLGTRIHHALRAHTPKDVKVLKETAKTFPFSPLDIAAVLPALGTGEAVVTGLGDDGAPTAVAPTRLWAPRSVMGPATPAALRTALGATPRPAPLSGEAANEGAARAVAERRAQLEAAAAAAKEAEEQRRAEEAAAKKAAREAEKKLAAAEREAERAAQRAQRNAEKEAESQARRRDAAIDSVVRSAGRSLGRSIINSIFGRRR; encoded by the coding sequence ATGAACGACGCCGATATTGCCCGCTTGCGCGCCGAGGCGGCCGAAGCCGCTGCTAAAGCTGCCCGCGCGGAAGCCGAACTCGCCCAGGCTCGCCTCGATGCCGCCCTCGCCGCCACATCCGCCACCGCGACAGAAGCCTCACCTTCCAGCGAAACCTCACCTACAGCCGAAAGCGGCACCGTCGCTGAAACCGCCACAGCCACACCCATCACAACCCCCGATACTTCATCCGCCACCGCGGCAGAGAAGCGCCCACCCGTGCAGCCGGCGGCGTCGTCGCCGCAAGACTCCCCGGAACAATCCCCGCAACCCACCAATGACGATTACGCGAGCGAGGTGGCGCGCAGCTATCAGGTAGCCGGCCCGGCTCTCACCCTGGGCGCCTACCTGGACCCGGCCGGGAATCCGCGGCCCGATGTGCTGGTACGGCTGCCTTTCGCGAGTTTCAACCGGCACGGGCTGGTATGCGGGGCAACCGGAACCGGGAAAACTCGTACCCTCCAGCTGCTGGCTGAACAGCTGAGCGCGGCCGGCGTGTCCGTTTTCCTTACCGATATTAAGGGCGATCTTTCCGGTTTGTGCGAGGCGGGCACGGCTTCCGATAAGCTCACGGCACGCACCCGGGCCTTGGGGCAGGATTGGGCGGGTGCCTCGTTCCCGCTGCATCTGTATTCCCTCACCGAAACTACCGGGGTGCCGCTACGTTCCACGGTGGAGGATTTCGGTGCGCTGCTGCTGGCGCGGGCCCTGAAATTGAATGACACCCAGGAATCGGCGCTGGCCTTGGTTTTCGCGTGGGCGGAGCAGGAGAATCTGCGCCTGTACACCCTGGAGGATCTGCGCGAGGTGCTCCATTATTTGACCACGGATGGCAAGGCGGAACTCTCCGGTATCGGCGGGGTGTCCACCGCGACCGCCGGCGTGATTTTGCGCGAGGTCTCCGCCCTGGCCGCGCAGGGTGGCGATGTGTTTTTCCAGCGTCCCTCCTTTAGCCCGAGCGGACTCATTGCCCACGAAGGCGAGCGCGGTGTTATTTCTGCCCTTGAGCTGCCCGACGTGCGCGATATGCCCGAACTTTTCTCCACGTTCACGATGTGGGTGCTCAGCCGGCTCTTTTCTGATCTACCGGAGGTGGGCGATACTCCCCTGCCTCGCCTGGTGTTTTTCTTCGACGAAGCGCATTTGCTGTTCTCGGGTGCGTCCCGGAATTTCGTGGACGAGGTGACCCGGGTGGTGCGCCTCATCCGTTCTAAGGGCGTGGGTGTTTTCTTCGTCACCCAAACCCCGCAGGATATTCCCGAATCGGTGCTCGCGCAGCTGGGCACCCGGATTCACCACGCCCTGCGCGCCCACACCCCCAAGGACGTCAAGGTTCTCAAGGAAACAGCAAAGACTTTCCCCTTCTCGCCCCTGGATATTGCGGCCGTGCTGCCCGCGTTGGGGACCGGTGAAGCTGTGGTCACGGGTTTGGGCGACGACGGCGCACCTACGGCCGTGGCCCCTACTCGGCTGTGGGCGCCGCGCTCCGTCATGGGCCCGGCCACTCCGGCCGCCTTGCGCACCGCCCTTGGAGCAACACCCCGGCCTGCTCCTCTTTCCGGGGAAGCCGCGAACGAGGGCGCGGCCCGCGCGGTTGCCGAGCGGCGCGCGCAGCTGGAAGCCGCGGCGGCCGCTGCTAAAGAAGCGGAAGAGCAGCGGCGGGCCGAGGAGGCCGCGGCGAAGAAAGCCGCCCGCGAGGCGGAGAAAAAGTTGGCAGCCGCGGAACGGGAAGCTGAGCGGGCCGCCCAGCGGGCCCAGCGGAATGCGGAGAAGGAGGCTGAGAGTCAGGCTCGGCGCCGCGATGCCGCCATCGATTCGGTGGTGCGCAGTGCCGGGCGGTCCCTGGGCCGCTCGATTATTAATTCGATTTTCGGGCGGCGCCGCTAG
- a CDS encoding aldose 1-epimerase yields the protein MRITTHDFDGKPAWLLNAPGGASALVAARGATLLSWSPDGEVFSGYRNAAELEEAAGGRGLIEAPWVGPLAGGRYTWDGQSYQLEGDTSGRCLRVHNCEFQRERSADALILRAELPAVTGYPWPVGLQVVYALGDSSAGTHNLSVSVEVTNRGDSCAPVALAWNGYMRFPQLASISKMSATVSARTKIAADAQGIPTPGDAALTGVSTPVEWPVLGASRIDSTFTSLVPTSDGVVATVLTDPARERDIILAQEPSEAPYVRLWTGDTLERGAREALLVAPASALPNAFNRSDQVGRVALAPGQSRSLTVTISYPAGASGAARKSN from the coding sequence ATGCGCATCACGACGCACGACTTTGACGGTAAACCGGCATGGCTTCTCAACGCGCCCGGCGGAGCCAGCGCCCTCGTGGCGGCGCGCGGTGCCACCCTCCTCTCCTGGAGTCCGGACGGTGAGGTGTTTTCCGGCTACCGCAACGCTGCCGAGTTGGAGGAAGCAGCCGGTGGGCGCGGGCTTATTGAGGCACCTTGGGTGGGGCCGCTCGCCGGTGGGCGCTACACCTGGGATGGGCAGAGCTACCAGCTGGAGGGGGATACCAGCGGGCGCTGCCTGCGCGTCCACAATTGCGAATTCCAGCGCGAACGCTCCGCGGATGCCCTTATTTTGCGGGCGGAACTTCCCGCGGTCACCGGGTACCCCTGGCCGGTGGGCTTGCAAGTGGTGTATGCGCTGGGGGATTCCAGCGCGGGCACCCATAATCTTTCCGTCAGCGTGGAAGTGACAAACCGCGGTGACAGCTGCGCCCCGGTGGCGCTCGCGTGGAACGGGTATATGCGTTTCCCGCAGCTCGCCTCCATTTCAAAAATGTCGGCAACGGTCAGCGCTCGCACCAAAATCGCCGCCGATGCCCAAGGAATCCCGACCCCCGGAGACGCCGCGCTCACCGGGGTGAGCACCCCGGTCGAGTGGCCGGTGCTCGGAGCTAGCCGAATCGACTCCACCTTTACCTCGCTAGTACCCACCAGCGACGGCGTGGTAGCAACCGTCCTGACCGATCCGGCCCGCGAACGCGATATTATCCTCGCTCAGGAACCCAGCGAAGCACCCTATGTGCGGCTGTGGACCGGGGATACGCTGGAGCGCGGGGCGCGGGAAGCCCTCCTGGTGGCTCCGGCGTCCGCCCTCCCTAATGCTTTTAATCGCTCGGATCAGGTAGGGCGGGTGGCCCTCGCCCCGGGCCAGTCCCGCAGCCTCACTGTCACCATCAGCTATCCGGCCGGCGCTAGCGGCGCCGCCCGAAAATCGAATTAA